TTGGTCTATGAAATGCGCTTTGATGAAGCGAGTGCGATCTACGGCTTGTTCGGCACGTTCTATGTTGGATTACGGTTCGCGGCGCAGGAGATCGGAACATTAATGGGAGGAACAACGCCAAAGTTTCCATAAACACAGGAGGCCGCGTAGCATAGAAGAGAGGCGAGTCTGTATGCAAACAAAGAAACGAACGCTAAAAGCACCAACCGCGACGGGCAAGATTCCACTTCGAGAGATTAGAGCCGCGGTACGAGCAATCCATGTTGTCCCCAATCCAGGCGGTGGGTGGGAAGTGAAAAAATTAGGTGCACGCCGACTTGTCGAAAATTTCCCCAGCAAACGAGAGGCTCTCGAATTTGCACGGTCGATTGGCAAGCGACAGCATGTAGAGCTTGTCATTCATGAACGCGACGGAAACATCGAGTGGGAGAATTTACCCGAGCAGGACCTGAAGAACTGATGGCCTCGTACGACGAAAGTGTTTTTATCAACTGTCCTTTTGATCGAGAGTACCAGCCAATTTTC
The sequence above is drawn from the Deltaproteobacteria bacterium genome and encodes:
- a CDS encoding DUF2188 domain-containing protein, whose protein sequence is MQTKKRTLKAPTATGKIPLREIRAAVRAIHVVPNPGGGWEVKKLGARRLVENFPSKREALEFARSIGKRQHVELVIHERDGNIEWENLPEQDLKN